In the Ammospiza caudacuta isolate bAmmCau1 chromosome 4, bAmmCau1.pri, whole genome shotgun sequence genome, CATGACTAATCTAGATGAAGTTCAAGTTAGCTGACAGGAGGTAATTTTCTTCAGTTCTTCATTTGACTCTTACTCATCCCAGGTATCTccatatttatttactttaactaaagaaaaaagaaaaaacaaaagtagTCATGTGACAGTTTAACTGCTGAAGTTTATAATATACAGTGCCAAAAAGTATAATGAAGTGCACTGTCATCTGAAGTGGTGTGTGGGGAGAGAGTCAGTCACAGCACCACAGACACGTAATTAAAGCTACTTTTGAATAAATGGGGAGAAGAGTTTGCTAATCACTTTACCTTAATGAATCAATATTCAATCAGGAGGCCTACTGTGCTAATTCCTACTCTACAGAATTTGTAATTGCTTTAAAACAAATGTAACACGAGAATGAAACAAAGACAATTGGAGGAAACAGGCAAGGAATGTTACAATAAATAATGAGGCCACATAATCTGGTTACATGCAAGGTTGGATGTATTCGGGATAGTTAAAAACACATTCAaagacaaacaaacagaaatcagTAATCCCGACTAGGAAACTACTCAGCCATTATTATTTGGCAGCTTCCTTTAGCACAGGATTGAGTCAGAGAGGAAAAACCCAGGGCAGTGGTCTAACGGCTTTGCTCAGAGTGCCACTGTAAGTGAACACCGACCAGAAAGTGAAAATGGGCTCTCGTGAGAGTGAGCTGCAAAGTCCTCTGTAATTGACTGCCATCACTGAAAAGGTTAAGAATGGCTCCATTTGATCCAGTAGGAATGCTGACAGTAGTCAGGCACCCCTTTATAAATCCACTTGCAAGTTAATAATTAAGCTGACTGTTACTAACTGCAGCAGAACAAGTAGAATGGAGCAAAACACCTGGTCCTTGTCTCTGTGAGCTACCAGCAAACTGAGCATAATGCCCTGACAAATCTCTTTGGAGTGACTGATATTGTTGTGAGACACAATGAGAAGCTCTCCCAAAGCAGGATTTGATTTCCATTTCTATTACCCACGGCAGCTGAACAGGCTGCACTCATTCCCTGGAAAATGGGCCAGCCTCGATCACTATGCAGAcactgcagggaagggagaaggcaCTGGCACATGGAAGTCAGGGATTGCTTAAAGCTGGTTCAAACatgggttggcttcccttctgCCCTTGCAAGGAAGGTTCTATTTGCTAGGGACTCAGAGATAAGAGAATGAACCAAGGGGCAGTGACTCAACAAGCACACAGCAAGTAACATGCCCAGTTTGACACAAGAAGCTAAATCAGATCTTAGTCCACAATATCAGTGCAATCCCCGAACTGCCGATTTAAATGTACTTGCACGTGCAAACCACTCCTGAATTTTTGTATGCCCtccttcctctttttccctAAAAATGTGAAGAGATACTTTAAAAAGTCTATTTACAAATCTCACACACTGCTCAGTTTTCTTCTCAAAGCTCAAGTACAGCCTTCAAACACAGAACCCAgaaatataaaagaaagaatGCAATATTTGATCAACATTTTATAGAGGTCTTTACATACCTCAAGTAACGAAAAATAAAGTAAGAAATATACATTCTCACTTCACAGCCACATCTGCCATGGAATATGGCAAGGTTTTCAGAATGCTGCTTAACATTTCTTTCTATGGCTCACAAGTGACATTTCTAGGCTTTCTACTTGTGGAGAAGTATCTTGAGAAAGAAACATTGTGTAAATCCACAAAGTGTCAGCCAATGGAATTGAAAAGCAATCTGAAACCACAGCTTCAATAACTTTTTCATGTCTCATTTGGCACAGTCACATGATAAGAGAAAGCCTTTTATCCTTgaaaaaacagttaaaaatcaTTATACAAAAATggtttataatttttctttcaagactGCAGATCTGTCCAAAGATAAATGACCTGCAGAAAGTAATTCACAAGCATCAAAGCGACTGACACTCTTTAGCAACACTATTCCAGAGCTTGGTGTTACTGCTTCAGAAGGTTTTGTTTTAATACACTCTTCTATACTTACTACCACCCATTATGCCCAATAGGAGACAACAGCTGTTCCTAGAAGTCTTGTTGCAACATGGCTGACAAGACTGGGCAGTGCACACAAACCCAAACAATTTGAGGTGACTGACTAGTGCCTCAGTATATTAAATGGTAAAACTTTCCTCCAGCTACAATTGTTTTTACAGATGCcacattaaattttaaaagttctaGAGCGAGTAATTGAATATGAATTGCTTCTGTGTCTCCTTTTCAAAAAATTGATTGAGTCAAAAAGTTGTCTGAATGGCATCTTGCTCTTCAGGACATTGCATTCTTATTTTGCTCTGTagagttttctttttcactgtgaAAACAAATCTCAATATTGCTGCCAAACACCGTTTCCTTCCTCTGGGTTTTAATGTAGAAAATGAACCTCTACAAACAATGCCTCTATAGAAATTCCCTAATTCCACATGAAActattcataaaaataaatacccTCCCCTTCAAACCATTGGCCATGTGCTCTATTTTGAGACAACAATGCTATCTAAAACACAAGCCCCTCTCCCATAGCTCTTTGGTATAGCTCTGAGCTCAGAGAATTCTTTGTTGAAAGAGGTTGCTCAATATACTCAATGAAGCAAAACTTATGAGCTTTTCAGTCTGGCACCAAGCAATATGGCTAGAGAAAATGAATTACAATTTTCTATGGGGTGaccaaaattttcaaaaaaataattaatctgCAACAGGAAACTACAGACTGCATCTATCACATATGAGATACCTGCAGATACACTAAATATACATTGCTTAAAAAGTATGCAGAATTCAGCTTTGTGGTTGCAACCATTTTTAACATTATGGCAAATATCTGAATTTCACAAGTATTTCTGTAAATTGGTGTATTACCTTCCTTAGCTGGTTTTTCCTGTGAAAACTTGCTTGGAGTTTCTGCCTTTGGTGGTTGCATTACCTCGTATGTCTGTCTGTGTTTATTCCTCAACTCCTCATATgtgatgcctttttttttacGACTTTCTTCTGGAACTGGAGCAGGTTCTGgacacaaaacaaacagaaaaatactaAATATGACATAACACACCAAAATGTAGCTTCTAGAATACCAGTTAATTATTGCTCAATCCCAAATTAATAGGAGCATGACAGCTGCAATTCTAAATACAACAGCGAATGTATATGGTCTTCAAGTAATCCattccttttatccttttaATTTTGCCAAACTTCTTTGAAACACTGGctgttaattatttttcttcattttaccATAGGAAATTCTAACAACCATGTGGTAGTTGATGGATAAAATAGCTCTGGTCACTTTATCTAAAATTTACAATTATTGTACATTTAAGATATATATGATTTCAGAAGAGAAATCTAAGTGAAGCTCAAGGGTTTGCATGAAGGctttaaattttgctttcaaataATTAGGACAATATGCATCATATGATGCCTGATAAACATGTGATCCTTTAATCTGTATTTATATTGCAGAATCTTTGTTATATAATAAAGGTTTTACCAACTATTGATATTTGTGATGAAATGCAATAACAATTTTCTTGACACATTTATATCTGATATTTTCATATAATTATAACCAACTTGCACGAAAGGGCTTTTTTagtgaaataaaacatttttcataaGTAAGTTGAAGAAATCCAAACTAATTCAAAGTCCTAAACCCTGAATTTGACAGTATCTTCCTCCTTTGTGTACCAGAGATACCTGAATTCAGAATTCTGTCTTTTCCCTGCAATAGCTGAGGACGGTTCACACTGGAAGGAGGGAAACAGCTGTATTGTACTTGAAAACCATTTTAGTTCTCTGTGAGAAAACCAGACTGCTAGTGGATAGAACACAATATCTATTCAGTTCCCAGGagacaaaaatgttttttcacaTTGAGAAAAATTTTTAGAAGTTTAATGTCACGGAGTTACAGCACTATCAGTGACAGCCCCACAGAGGGTGGAACTGCAACAATCACCTTGGAAGGGCCAGCAGGCAGTGGGAAGGCTGTGGTGCATTCAGTACAGTGAAGGGATGCCATATTCCCCTTTCCTTCAGTCAAAGAGAACTTTCAGTCAGGCTGAGTTTCTTGCAAGTTTAGTTCCACAACAGATTTCACTTTGTAAGTTAATTCAGGATATTTATTTGCAATTAAAGCAATTTTCAGCTAGAAAACCCTGAATCTAGTTTACAGTtagaacacaaaataaaatttatatttaccTTCTGTGTGAAAACAATTATAATTCTTCCACAGCTCTTTCACTCAAAACCACTTTATTTTGCCATGTGTTTGCATAGGGTGAGAATACATAGTTTAATAAGAGCAGTATCTAAAAGAAAGTCTCTAAGTACTAAGGCTCACCTTGAACAGAGTAGTCAGTAATTCCTGTAGGTGAAGATTCATTCAAAGAAGCACTGAATGGAACAGGCTCATAATTTGAGAGGGCTCTATCTGTTGAGCTGTAATCATCTAAATAGCTGGAAGAAGGTGGGAATCCAGCACTTGGAGAAGATGACTCAGTAAATGACTGAGAAGGTACAtctgaaaattcagatttaCGACTGGAACGACTGGAAAAGAATAGAACtaaatattaaatacaaaaatactgAAGTTAAAAATGGAACTATAACAATACTTGCAATTcaagaaaatgttctttcattttaaatagtTTAGTTTCCAACTGAATCATCATcttaaaaaaattttgggatgttttggctattttctttacactgcaaaaatttctctctttctttccccacaGGATCTTAGCTCATACCTCCAgaacaggagagaaaagagacaAAACATATTGAACTTTACAATAACTGAAGTTACAATCCTTTTTCCCAAGGAATCTTCAGACAAAAACACCCCATATCAGACACAAATAGTACACGGTGTGCCCACGTAACTAGTGGTAGTATAAACTACAGtgaattttaaaagccttttagGAAGAATTTGATATTTTAAACCCTTCATCATTAGAAGGTGCTGTAATTGATCAGGCCTGAAGAACAGAAGAAGAGCAAACAGCTatcttaagaaaattaaattatgaaaattaatCAAGTTGCTGAATTCtgcaaaaatattaatgaattttCTCTTGAGAGAGAaagataatataatataaaatatattctggAAATTGGTACCAGATATTTTAAAGTGTTCACTATATTCTTAGAATGGCCTTGCAAGCCACTACACAGCATGTCCCTCTACCAGGAATGCCACCACTAGAATGCCACTAGAACATCTCTAGagtatttattaattttttacttttaatttctgctCAGCTGTACTTTTAGTTTCCTATGATAAACATTTGCAATTAGTCTTTATTTAATTCACATAATAAACATACAGAACAAACCCACTTTGTTGCCTCAATTGTGCCTTTAAAATACATGCAAACCCAGCTTTAAAAAACTACCTGATCTTTTAGCTCCCTACAAGTTTTTAACTCATATTATATTTTGGTAAATCAAATTACCAAACTACATTAATTAGTAGACATACAATGCTCAGGAAAGTGTAATGATTTCTGTTGCAAGGGTTAAAAGGGTTAGCCTGTATGGATAATAATGCGATtgaaatgaatttaaattatttattcaacCAAGGAAAAGGAATTTATCACTTAGGAAATAAAACTTTACAGATACAAATGGGCCATTAACGGTAGAAGGAATGTATTGGTGTGGCAGATGATGGTACTTAACCAAGTTCTCATG is a window encoding:
- the OCIAD1 gene encoding OCIA domain-containing protein 1 isoform X2, with the translated sequence MEAGQGPGPGPGGDAAQREVPKPYVPTEEERRLLKECAEESFRYRAFPLAAVSMLGTSFLIRKGVLRDTSRFGSFIKVAFAGMCGYLAGKISYLPICSEKFKKLKDSPIGDVLRQAQRHSSPNRSSRKSEFSDVPSQSFTESSSPSAGFPPSSSYLDDYSSTDRALSNYEPVPFSASLNESSPTGITDYSVQEPAPVPEESRKKKGITYEELRNKHRQTYEVMQPPKAETPSKFSQEKPAKEVKVNKYGDTWDE